One stretch of Miscanthus floridulus cultivar M001 chromosome 18, ASM1932011v1, whole genome shotgun sequence DNA includes these proteins:
- the LOC136521567 gene encoding very-long-chain aldehyde decarbonylase GL1-3-like — MGAPLASWPWASLGSYKYLLYGPLVAKVAQAWRETGSLPLGSSWCLHLLLLLALRSLTFQLWFSYGNMLFFTRRRRVVKDGVDFRQIDAEWDWDNMVILQTLIAATAMGSPAFPGVSELRVWDPRGWGLALLLHVTVSEPVFYWAHRALHRGPLFRQYHAKHHSSPVTQPLTAGFGTPLEALLLTLAMGAPLAGAFLAGAGSVSLVYGYVLLFDYLRCMGYSNVEVISHKAFAAFPPLRYLIYTATYLSLHHREKDCNFCLFMPLYDALGGTINSESWELQKQVDQGMNDRVPDFVFLAHVVDVVSSMHVPFAFRSCSSLPWATHPVLLPLWPVAFGFMLLQWFFSKTFTVSFYFLRGRLHQTWSVPRYGFQYFIPSAKKGINRQIELAILRADKMGVKVISLAALNKNEALNGGGTLFVSKHPNLRVRVVHGNTLTAAVILNEIPSNVREVFLTGATSKLGRAIALYLCRKKIRVLMLTLSTERFLKIQREAPSEFQQYLVQVTKYQAAQGCKTWIVGKWLSPREQRWAPPSTHFHQFVVPPIIGFRRDCTYGKLAAMRLPKDVQGLGSCEYTMERGVVHACHAGGVVHCLEGWDHHEVGAIDVDRIDVVWKAALKHGLTPA, encoded by the exons ATGGGTGCTCCGCTGGCCTCCTGGCCATGGGCAAGCCTCGGCTCCTACAAG TATCTGCTGTACGGGCCTCTGGTGGCGAAGGTGGCGCAGGCGTGGAGGGAGACGGGGAGCCTGCCGCTGGGGTCGTCGTGGTGCCTccacctgctgctcctcctggcgCTCCGCTCGCTCACCTTCCAGCTCTGGTTCTCCTACGGCAACATGCTCTTCttcacccgccgccgccgcgtcgtcaAGGACGGCGTCGACTTCCGCCAGATCGACGCCGAGTGGGACTG GGATAACATGGTGATCCTGCAAACCCTAATCGCGGCGACGGCGATGGGCAGCCCGGCGTTCCCGGGCGTGTCGGAGCTCCGGGTGTGGGACCCGCGCGGGTGGGGCCTGGCCTTGCTCCTGCACGTGACCGTCTCGGAGCCAGTCTTCTACTGGGCCCACAGGGCGCTGCACCGGGGCCCGCTCTTCAGACAGTACCACGCAAAGCACCACTCGTCTCCCGTCACGCAGCCGCTCACGG CCGGGTTCGGCACGCCGCTGGAGGCGCTGCTCCTGACGCTGGCGATGGGGGCCCCGCTGGCGGGCGCGTTCCTGGCGGGCGCCGGGTCCGTGAGCCTGGTCTACGGCTACGTCCTCCTCTTCGACTACCTCCGGTGCATGGGGTACAGCAACGTGGAGGTCATCTCCCACAAGGCCTTCGCTGCCTTCCCGCCGCTCAGATACCTCATCTACACCGCCAC GTATTTAAGCCTGCACCACAGGGAGAAGGACTGCAATTTCTGCCTGTTTATGCCTCTGTACGACGCCCTCGGAGGGACCATCAACTCCGAATCGTGGGAGCTTCAGAAACAGGTCGACCAAG GCATGAACGACCGGGTGCCGGACTTCGTGTTCCTGGCGCACGTCGTGGACGTGGTGTCGTCGATGCATGTGCCGTTCGCGTTCCGGTCCTGCAGCTCGCTGCCGTGGGCCACGCACCCGGTGCTGCTCCCGCTCTGGCCCGTCGCCTTCGGCTTCATGCTCCTCCAGTGGTTCTTCTCCAAGACCTTCACCGTCAGCTTCTACTTCCTCCGAGGCCGGCTCCACCAGACGTGGAGCGTCCCCAGATATGGCTTCCAG TACTTCATCCCGTCGGCGAAGAAGGGCATCAACCGCCAGATCGAGCTCGCCATCCTGAGGGCAGACAAGATGGGCGTCAAAGTCATCAGCCTTGCTGCACTGAACAAG AACGAGGCTCTCAACGGCGGCGGCACGCTGTTCGTGAGCAAGCACCCGAACCTGAGGGTGAGGGTGGTGCACGGCAACACCCTGACGGCGGCTGTGATCCTCAACGAGATCCCCAGCAACGTGAGGGAGGTGTTCCTCACCGGCGCCACGTCCAAGCTCGGCAGGGCCATCGCGCTCTACCTCTGCAGGAAGAAGATCAGGGTCTTG ATGCTGACGCTTTCGACGGAGAGGTTCCTGAAGATCCAGAGGGAGGCGCCGTCAGAGTTCCAGCAGTACCTCGTGCAGGTCACCAAGTATCAGGCGGCGCAGGGCTGCAAG ACATGGATCGTGGGCAAGTGGCTGTCGCCGCGGGAGCAGCGGTGGGCGCCGCCGAGCACGCACTTCCACCAGTTCGTGGTGCCGCCCATCATCGGCTTCCGCCGGGACTGCACCTACGGCAAGCTGGCCGCCATGAGGCTGCCCAAGGACGTGCAGGGCCTCGGCTCCTGCGAGTACACGATGGAGCGCGGGGTGGTGCACGCGTGCCACGCCGGCGGCGTGGTGCACTGCCTGGAAGGGTGGGATCACCACGAGGTGGGCGCCATCGACGTGGACCGGATCGACGTCGTGTGGAAGGCGGCGCTCAAGCACGGGCTCACGCCGGCGTGA